The Quercus robur chromosome 3, dhQueRobu3.1, whole genome shotgun sequence DNA segment CAGCTCTTCAGACCTTGACTGACCCTTTATTATGAATTTGTCTGTTCTAAGCTACCAAAACCTGAATTATGCATTTTTCTTGATTAATCCTGTAGCACAATCGTGGTGGCTTATAGTGGAAGACAACCAACAATTTTTAAATCCGATGTCTCTAACCCACTAGGTTGATTAacatttaaattattgatttagATGTTAGTCATACATTTTTTTCTATAACGCttgaataataaatcaatgTACTCTATGGCCATATTGATAGTGATTGTTTTGGGTCAAAGTACAGAATCAAATAGAAGAGTGGAACTTGATTGGAAGAAGAGGTCTGACATAATTGCTGGCATTGCTCGGGGCTTGCTTTACCTTCATGAAGACTCGCATAATTGCATCATCCACCGAGACATCAAGGCAAGCAATATATTACTCGACGATAAGTGGATCCCTAAGATTGCTGATTTTGGCATGGCCCGTCTCTTCCCGGAAGATCAAACACATGTTAACACCCGTGTGGCTGGTACCAAGTATGTTATGAAGCactctaatttatttattatctggTATGAATCAAATGCTTTGGATAAATGTTTTTCTAACTCTTTCATTTCTCATTTGTGAAAATAGTGGGTATATGGCTCCAGAGTATGTCATGCATGGTCATCTATCGGTGAAGGCTGACGTATTCAGTTTTGGGGTTCTTATTTTGGAGCTTATTAGTGGCCAGAGGAATTCATCGTTCAATTTAAATGTTGATGCACAAAATCTACTTGACTGGGTAAGATAATAATCCAAGCgattaattaatttgataatgTTATGATTTATAATAAACCAAGTAATTTTATTAATCCTCTGGTGGGCCTTGGTCAAAGTTGGTGTGCTTTTTATATTACAGTTTAGTAAACATCATGCACTATGATGTGTAATCTGTCCATGGTTTTCTTTAAACAAAGAAACTTGTGGAAGActttttatactaaaaaaaccATCAAGAAACCTCATTACGGAACCTTTCCTTGTCTTATAGATCAGGTTTATTTTAATGCAAGGTTTGGCAAACTCAgtcaaaattaacaaaccaaGAAACTCAGTTCTCTGTGAATGTGACATGGACTACAGGAATTGTAGCAAATTCAGTTCACATCACTCTACAATTCAAAACTTTTAttcagaaaattttttttttttcccacttcaTCAAAACTAGGCTTAGCttacttttattaatttcatttctgAGCTTTATTGTGGTTTATTGCTTCTACAGACATACAAGCTTTACAGGAAGGGAAGGCACATGGAAATCATGGATCCCACATTGGCATCATCAGCAGCCACCGAGCAAGTAGCAATGTGCATTCAACTAGGGCTGCTATGCACACAAGGTGATCCTCAACTACGACCCACCATGCGACGTGTGGTGGTAATGCTATCAAAAAAACCTGGCAATCTGGAAGAGCCAACCAGACCTGGAGTACCCGGATCTCGATATAGGAGATCTCGCAGGCCTCCTGGACTATCATCCACTGGTGGAACTTCTGGTGAATCTGATTCCCGTACTTTTGATTTGAGCTATTCTACTGCAACTGCAACCGCAACTGCATCTGCATCTGCAACTGCATCCACAACTGCATCTGCAACTGCATCCACAACTGCAACTGCAACCACTTCAGCTGCCCCGAAATTAGACCCTCATGGGAAACGTCCCATGCAAAGTTAGTCTTCATTCTAAGAGGAGATTTTGTAATTCTTTGTCCATTATAGATATACATTGCTTATCTGTTTATATGTAAGTATATATAGTTGGAAATAGTTAACGAATGCGGTgcagttttgttttgttttttgtttttttttttttttttaaatgattatttaaattcttttatttatgagaAGAGAAAGGCTTCTTAAAATGTGTCTCAAACATTTAAACTTCGTACATATTTAAGTTGTGACTTGTGACCAGTGAGGGGTAGATTATAGTCTCTGTTGgttgtacaaattttgtaataaaaactTATCATTGTCAAATGCATCAATTGGTGAACACGATTCAGAGGAGATTATTTAAAGAGGAATGTTATTGATATGgtaattttcaaaacattttttttttttttacaatagttgAGTTGGCAAGTATTTATTGATTCTTATTTAcaattcttaatttcttttaatcCAGTAATAGCAATTTGCCACCTCGGTaattgtggaattttttttggtgactCTAGACTTATATAGTTCCTAAAATGTGCAATCTACTCAATATGGTCTCTTGTTTCTccagaagaggaaaaaaaaaaagaaaaaaaaaatggtctctATGTTATGGGATGAGCCGAGAGTTTGATGCTCGAATCTTGGTCGTTGACTTGAGTGGGAGGAGATTTTGCTATGGCCCAATTGCG contains these protein-coding regions:
- the LOC126717661 gene encoding cysteine-rich receptor-like protein kinase 43; amino-acid sequence: MSKSKNFVQNMFKHFKFGSSKEASNEEDLEKIAQQEQKLFAFETLVAATKDFHITHKLGEGGFGPVFKGKLEDGREIAVKKLSHSSNQGKKEFMNEAKLLARVQHRNVVNLLGYCVHGVEKLLVYEYVAHESLDKLLFKSNRRVELDWKKRSDIIAGIARGLLYLHEDSHNCIIHRDIKASNILLDDKWIPKIADFGMARLFPEDQTHVNTRVAGTNGYMAPEYVMHGHLSVKADVFSFGVLILELISGQRNSSFNLNVDAQNLLDWTYKLYRKGRHMEIMDPTLASSAATEQVAMCIQLGLLCTQGDPQLRPTMRRVVVMLSKKPGNLEEPTRPGVPGSRYRRSRRPPGLSSTGGTSGESDSRTFDLSYSTATATATASASATASTTASATASTTATATTSAAPKLDPHGKRPMQS